The sequence atatatatatatatatatatatatatattctaacacacagacaaacatacacatacacacttaaaataaataaataaataaaaaaaacatcatgGCCAGTCTCCCTGCGTGCAACAATACCCCGCTTGTATCGAAAATGCTTGGGGTATTATTCCACAGAAGTGCTAAcagaaaacaagaaagaaagttGGAACAAACGTTAagaatagtaaataaataacttaataataaataataataataataataaataattgacaGATTTTAAATATCGAGAAGAGCCAGTCTCCCCACGTGCAACAATACCCCGATTAAATCGAAATGTTTGGGGTATTATTTCACAAAAgagctctctcgctctctctctctctctctctctctctctctctctctctctctctctctctctctctctctctctctctctctctctcacacacacacacgcagaaaAAAGCAGTCTCTGCTGTATTCCGATCCATATCATTATATACAGACTATACAGTGGGACGTTGTTAgtggcagtgcaggaaggatgtctTGTCATTTTCAATGCTCTATGTTGCATTTTGTTCTCTACTATTGTACTTCAAACAGTGGGACGTTGTTATTGGCAATGCAGGAAGGATGTCTTGTCATTTTCAATGCTCTATGTTGCATTTTGTTGTCTACTATTTGTAATGATAAGTACATTAATAGTTAAGTCACGTTAACCTCCCACCAGTGTGGTGCTCAAGGACATTAGGAGGAAGGCACACGAACGGAACGTACATCATGGCCTGAATGTAAAAGTTTGCAAGTTTGCTCTGATTCCGTTATTAAACGTTGTAAGTCTTTAACAAtgactttttaatatattacatgGTGTCAGAAGTGAACAAAGTAAGTGTTTAACCCACTGAAATAATGTCGGATCACGTCCCTGCTCCAAAACCGCTATCCCTAGAAGGAAACGTTTCAGAAAATTGGCGCCGTTGGCTGCAGCAATATACACTGTACATGTGCGCGACGGAAAAGGATAAGAAAAACGAAAAGTTACAATGCGCGACATTTCTGTCCCTTACTGGTGAGTCTGCAATTGAACTGTCGAACACTTTTGTGTTTGAGGAAAATGAAAATTGGAAAATAGTGCCGCTAATTAATAGTTTGATGACTATTGTACACCGAAAAAAGAGGAAACGTACGAAAGGCATATATTCAATGGTCGTGTCCAAACACCGGATAAAACTTTTGATCAGTTTTTAACAGATCTGAGACAGCTATCCAAAGACTGTCATTATGGAGAACTTAGAGATGGGTTAATAAGAGATAGAATCATTGAGGGTGTTCGCGATATTACAACAAGAGCACGTTTGCTGAGAGAAGGGGACTTATCTCTAGATAAATGTATTGAAATTTGCCGTACAGCTGAGGTAACCGCTTCTCACATGAAAGTCATGACAGATCAGTCTGTAGTTGTTGATGCAGTGCATAAAAATTGTACACAAAATTACAAACCAATTCGAAAATATGATGCTACTTTAACACACGGTCGAACTGTTGATTGCTCAAGATGTGGTTTGATTCACCGTGGTCGAATCTGCCCAGCACAAGGCAAAACCTGTTTTAAATGTGGTGGccaaaatcatttaaaaaaaatgtgtcacACCAAACAACACAAAAGTCCCTCGTCTGGAGTTGACAGAAGACAAAAAATAAGCCAAACGCCTGATCGCAAACAACACAATGAACAAAAAGTTTATTCAGTTGATACAGAGTTCTTTGTTGACACAGTTCAGTCAGTAAATAAAGAAAGTGAATCATGGATTGTTccaatattaataaacaaaactctTGTACCTTTGAAACTTGACACAGGTTCAGATGTGAACATATTGGGTTACAAAGATTTTCAAAACTTGTTGCAAAAGCCAAAACTAAACAGCAGTAAGGTTCTGTTGAAAGCATATGATGGAGGAAATGTACCGGTAAAAGGTCAGTGTGTACTGGAACTTTGCTACAAGGATAGTCGATACAGAGCATTGTTTATCATCAGTGATGAAGATGTACGACCTATTTTGGGCTGCAAGTCATGCGAAAAAATGGGTTTGGTGAAACGAGTACTGTCACTTGAACATCACGTTGAAACGGATATCAAGGTAGATGTATTCAAGGAGTTTTCTGATACATTTGAAGGTCTTGGTTGTCTCCCAGGAAAAGTTAGCATAAAACTGCATAATGATGCAATACCAGTTGTTGAGCCATGTAGGAAAGTACCATTTGCCTTATATGATAAGCTCAAAGCAGAACTTCATAAGATAGAAGACATGAAGGTGATTGAAAAAATTGAAGAGCCAACAGAATGAGTGAATTCACTTGTTGTAGTACACAAGGCTAATGGAAAACTTCGAGTCTGTATGGATCCGCGGAACTTGAATAAAGCAATTCTTCGGGAACATTTTAAACTCCCTACTCGTGAGGAAATAATGTCACGATTTGCAGGAGGTAAAGTCTTTTCGAAACTTGACGCGCCAAATGGGTTCTGGCAAATACAGTTGGATGAACATAGTTCACGATTATGCACATTCAATTCGCCAATCGGAAGATTTCGTTTTCTCAGACTGTCATTTGGTATATCGAGTGCACCTGAAATTTATCACagaatcattcattcattattcgaACACATGGATGGAGTTGATACATCTATGGATGATATCATTGTCTGGGGTAAAGATGAACAAGAGCATAACAGAAGATTGTGCCAAGTTCTTGAAAAAGCAAGAAAAGTTGGACTTAAACTTCAAAACGAAAAGTGTGAAATTGTTTTTCAGAACTAACATTCCTTGGAGATACTCTGTCAAAAGATGGTTTAAAGCCTGATCCTAAGAaagtagaagcaatctgcagcATAGAAACTCCAACATGCAAGAAAGATCTCCAAAGATTTCTTGGTATGATAAATTACCTGGCTCGCTTTCTGCCGGATTTATCCGAACGAACAGTAACTCTGAGAGAACTATTGgacaaaaacaataactttGATTGGACACCAAATCATGATACTGCTTTTGAGAAACTGAAATCCTTAGTGTCAAGCAAGACTGTACTTCAGTATTATGATCCGTTAAAATCCATAAAAATGTCTTGTGATGCAAGTCAGAAAGGCTTGGGTGcagtttttcttcaaaaacaTGCTGAAGAATGGCTTCCAGTAGCTTATACCTCAAGAGCAACCTCAGAAACCGAAAGCCGATATGCGCCTATTGAAAGAGAAGCTCTGGCAATCACGTATGCATGTGAACGttttcatcagtatatttaTGGCTAAACTGTGGAAGTAGAAACTGACCACAAACCCCTGATTGCAATATTCTCAAAAGGATTGAACGATTGTCCAGCAAGAATCCAGAGATTACGACTTCGATTACAGAAGTATGACATACATCTTGCCTACATACCAGGTAGATTCATGTACACAGCAGATACCCTTTCCAGAACGCCTATTGAAGGTCAGAATTCCACAACAGAAAATGATGTAGAAACATACGTTGATGGTGTTATTTCGTCAATCCCAGTAAGTGACCAGAAACAAGAAGAAATCTGCAAAAGTACAGCAGAAGATGCAGTGATGCAATCTCTTGTAAACACAATATTGAATGGGTGGCCAGAAGAAAGGTCACAGTGCCGAAAAGAGTTGATACCTTTTTGGAATTACAGAGATGAACTATCAGTCATTAATGGAATGGTGTTTAAAGGAACGCGAGTTGTGATTCCAGATAAGATGCGTTCTTGCATTCTTGGGAAAATTCATGTAGGGCACATGGGTATGGAAAAGTGCAAGCAGAGAGCTCGAGAAGTAGTTTTCTGGCTTTACATGAACCATGATATTGTCAATATGGTAAAGCAGTGTGAAACATGTCAAGCTAATCAGAAGCAGCAAATGGCTGAACCTCTACTCTCACGTCCATTGCCAATGCGACCATGGCAAAAAGTATCAACAGATTTGTTTGAACTCGGGAGAAAAGActacattgttattgttgattcATATTCAAATTATCCAGAGGTGATAGGAATGTCAAGTCAGTCGAGCAGCTCGGTGATACTAGCAATGAAAACTACATTTGCTAGACATGGCATTCCGGAAGAAGTTCTCAGTGGTAATGGACCGTGCTACAGTAGTATGGAATTCGCTCAGTTTTCAAAAGATTGGGATTTCCAACATGTTACAAGTAGTCCGAAATTTCCTCAGTCCAATGGACTGGCTGAAAAAACGGTTCAGACTGTTAAGTCGCTAATGAGAAAATGCCTGGATTGTGGTGAAGATCCGCATTTAGGGCTACTAGCCTACCGAACAACTCAGTTGGGGAATGGACTTTCTCCAGCTCAGCTCTTAATGGGAAGACAACTTCGTGGCAATCTTCCCATAACTGTTTCAAAACTTACTGTACCTAAATCAAAATATGTGGTCAAATGGAGAAAGCAACAACGTTACTCCCAGAAACATTTTCATGATAAAAAAGCAGTAAGAGAACTAAAACCTCTTTCGTCTGGAGACAAAGTTAGAATTGACCATAATTCAAAGAGGACTGAACAAGGAACAGCAGTACGAAGTCCTGCACCAAGGTCATATCTAGTAAAAATGCAAAGTGGTGTTGAGATTCGTCGGAATAGGCGTGATCTAAGACCTGATCACAGCAACAGATCATCAGAAACCAGTTCATTTAGTGATCCAGAGGAAGATAAGCAACCATCGGAGGAAGTTAGTATACAACCAACAACGAAAAGTGGTCGGAATATTCGAAAACCGGATAGGCTGATTGAAAATTGCTTCATCCACAGTGAAAAGATGTGTTAGGACTGGATAAGGTTAGGgtgtaattgttttaataaattccaAGGACTGGATAAGGTTAGGGTGTTAAAGAAATAGTTCCAAGAAATGGACTGATTATTATTGAACCTTAAATATTAGTTTACAAGAACAAGAAAAAGTTCttcattttatcattttattttaataagtgAATTTGTAGTCATCCTGTACATCTGTAGTCAAAGAAGGCCATTTTTAGGTAACCAAGTATATCTAGATGTTTCTTATCTTTAAAAGAATGGAGATGTAATGATAAGTACATTAATAGTTAAGTCACGTTAACCTCCCACCAGTGTGGTGCTCAAGGACATTAGGAGGAAGGCACACGTACATCATGGCCTGAATGTAAAAGTTTGCAAGTTTGCTCTGATTCCGTTATTAAACGTTGTAAGTCTTTAACAAtgactttttaatatattacacTATTGTACTTCAAACAGTGGGACGTTGTTAGTGGCAATGCAGGAAGGATGTCTTGTCATTTTCAATGCTCTATGTTGCATTTTGTTCTCTACTATTGTACTTCAAACAGTGGGACGTTGTTAgtggcagtgcaggaaggatgtctTGTCATTTTCAATGCTCTGTGTTGCATTTTGTTCTGTACTATTGTACTTCAAACAATGGGACGTTGTTAGTGGCAGTGCAGGCAGGATGTCTGGTGCAGTAAAAGATCTtatcgggagtggctgtcttcttacagacgaggcactagagaAACATtaatagaatcaaccactatctCGCCAAATGCCCACCTGACTATGCGTTGAGATGATAAATATATGGTCTTGATTGTGGATAGCGGTTTCGTTACTGAGATTTATGAATCACCTGAAATACATAAAACCCAATCAAACATTAAGTCTGccaaaacataaaatatgttaGAAGGATCTGCCTTCAAGAAATCGGCGTTTGACCTACGAAATATTCAGCTGTGTAGCCACGCGACTCCTAGTCTCGTATATGAATGACCCTCCTCAGTCAATTTGATCTTGCACCATAGAACATTCGTATTTTCcgtaatatgttttaaagggGTGAACGTCAgtggtgaatgaatgaatgtatgaatgtttaacgacaccccagcacgagaaatacatcggctattgggtgtcaaactatggtaatgcaaacaaataaggtgatgatcaacatcaatataaaaattcaagatttaaacaaaaacacagtgtaaagaaccgtgcaaaaacacaaatatcacagatagatactgacttttattcaaaatttcagtttgtgctgt comes from Gigantopelta aegis isolate Gae_Host chromosome 13, Gae_host_genome, whole genome shotgun sequence and encodes:
- the LOC121387583 gene encoding uncharacterized protein LOC121387583 encodes the protein MCHTKQHKSPSSGVDRRQKISQTPDRKQHNEQKVYSVDTEFFVDTVQSVNKESESWIVPILINKTLVPLKLDTGSDVNILGYKDFQNLLQKPKLNSSKVLLKAYDGGNVPVKGQCVLELCYKDSRYRALFIISDEDVRPILGCKSCEKMGLVKRVLSLEHHVETDIKVDVFKEFSDTFEGLGCLPGKVSIKLHNDAIPVVEPCRKVPFALYDKLKAELHKIEDMKVIEKIEEPTE
- the LOC121387584 gene encoding uncharacterized protein K02A2.6-like; its protein translation is MYTADTLSRTPIEGQNSTTENDVETYVDGVISSIPVSDQKQEEICKSTAEDAVMQSLVNTILNGWPEERSQCRKELIPFWNYRDELSVINGMVFKGTRVVIPDKMRSCILGKIHVGHMGMEKCKQRAREVVFWLYMNHDIVNMVKQCETCQANQKQQMAEPLLSRPLPMRPWQKVSTDLFELGRKDYIVIVDSYSNYPEVIGMSSQSSSSVILAMKTTFARHGIPEEVLSGNGPCYSSMEFAQFSKDWDFQHVTSSPKFPQSNGLAEKTVQTVKSLMRKCLDCGEDPHLGLLAYRTTQLGNGLSPAQLLMGRQLRGNLPITVSKLTVPKSKYVVKWRKQQRYSQKHFHDKKAVRELKPLSSGDKVRIDHNSKRTEQGTAVRSPAPRSYLVKMQSGVEIRRNRRDLRPDHSNRSSETSSFSDPEEDKQPSEEVSIQPTTKSGRNIRKPDRLIENCFIHSEKMC